A segment of the Eleutherodactylus coqui strain aEleCoq1 chromosome 6, aEleCoq1.hap1, whole genome shotgun sequence genome:
GCTGACTGACCTGTATTGCTTGTTGCAGCCTACAGCTGTGGTGTTCCGGCTGTGCAGCCCATCCTGTCCAGAGTGGTGGGTGGCATCGATGTACGGCCACACAGTTGGCCATGGCAGGTACGAACCATCGAGCAGGCATGAAATATCCCATATTGAAAAGCCGAACCATTCATACATTGGGTTTTCCTTCTCATAGATTTCCCTGCAGTACCAAGCAAGCAGCGGAGCCTGGGGCCACACATGCGGAGGCACTCTGATTGCTGACAACTGGGTCCTGACTGCCGCTCATTGTATCAGGTACCATCCCTTTGCCAATAATGTACACCGCACCTAAAAGCGAGCAATTCCAGGTTGATTTCTACTTGGTAGCGAATTGCACTGTGAGCGATTGTCTATTGTAATGTTGTTATTGGAGTCGCTTGTTTTGCAGTGTTAACCCTTCGGTGACTTTAGATTGCACTCCTGACCCGAGTGCACTGACTGGCATTGTGATGCCTCTCTGAGAGCTCCAGTTTTCAGATACAGACTGCCATAAATGGTGCTCGGAGCTCACCTGATGGGGCTCGTTATCACATGTAGACAGCAATACCTATATTGCAGTATGCTGATGACTTAACCATGCGCACCCCGATACCTGATCCCATAATAACAGGACTCGTTATAACGTCTCCTGTCATCTAGCTCCAGCCGCACCTACAGAGTCCTGGTCGGAAAGCACAATCTTAGGGAAGAGGAGGAAGGATCCGCTGCCATCTCTACCGAGAAGATCATTGTTCACGAGAAGTGGAGCTCCTTCTTCATCCTGTAAGTACATTGGGCTCCAATGAGAACCAGCAGTCCGGTGCCCCGCCATGTACAGCCCTCCGACTAGAGGATGGCATTAATGCTCCACTTGTGTCTCAGGAATGACATCGCTCTCATCAAGCTGTCCGAACCTGCAACACTCGGCCACAACGTACAGCCCGCCTGCCTGCCAGCTGATGGCTCCCTCCTGTCACAAGACTTTCCCTGCTATGTTACTGGATGGGGACGTCTGTACAGTAAGTAATGACTACATCGGTAAGATCTAGAGAGTCAATATGCCCTTCATATCTTACATGTATTACTTCACTTTATGGCTCAGCTGTCTTGTGCTAGAAGTGTAATTGGTTTCCATTATGCGTTTTCTTTTCCTCAGCCAACGGACCTATTGCTGAGAATCTCCAGCAGGCTCTTCTTCCTGTGGTCGATCACGCTACCTGCACTCAGCGTGACTGGTGGGGCTCCCAAGTAAAAGCCACCATGGTCTGCGCCGGTGGTGACGGAGTCCGATCTGGATGCAACGTAAGAGAAAATTCATTatattatcctgtactgatcctgagttacaccctgtattatactccagagctgcactcactattctgctggtggagtcactgtgtacatagattacttatcctgcactgatcctgagttacatcctgtattatcctccagagctgcactcactattatgctggtggagtcactgtgtacatacattactgtactgtactgatcctgagttacatccagtattatactccagagctgcactcactattctgctggtggagtcactgtgtacatgcattactgtactgtactgatccagagttacatcctgtattatactccagagctgcactcactattctgctggtggagtcactgtgtacatacattactgtactgtactgatcctgagttacagccagtattatactccagagctgcactcactattctgctggtagagtcactgtgtacatgcattacttatcctgagttgcatcctgtattatactgcagagctgcgctcactattctgctggaggagtcactgtgtacatacattacttatcctgtactgatccagagttacatcctgtattatactgcagagctgcgctcactattatgctggtggagtcactgtgtacatacattacttatcctgtactgctcctgagttacatcctgtattatactgcagagctgcgctcactattctgctggtggagtcactgtgtacatacattacttatcctgtactgctcttgagttacatcctgtattataccccgggACTGCATTTACAATTCTGGAGGCTTCACGgttgaaatctcccagcattccctgttGCTCAGTGTCTGCAGAGTTCATACTCTGGCCATTTGCATTCTGGGAGGTGCTGTCTTTATAGTGAGCGCTGTAAAGTCACCTGATATAGAATAAACCTCACTGTGCAGCTAAGCCGTTATAGGTACTTGTCCACAAGCTTGCTGACTGTTCCCAGTAACAAccagcagaaatgttactgcagcCCTGATCTACAAGAACTGCTGTAATGCAGCTCAGAACACCTATAATGAGCAAGCAGGAATGACACGACCGCCTCACTCTTTCTTTGCTGGTTTCCCATTATTGTATAGAACACGCTGTATCCGCTGCAGATTATAACTACTGAATGTCACTTCACAGGGAGACTCTGGCGGTCCTCTGAACTGTCAGGTTGATGGTGGACCCTGGGAAGTTCACGGTATTGTCAGCTTTGGATCCGGCCTTAGCTGCAACTATGAGAAGAAGCCCACCGTCTTCACCCGTGTGTCCGCCTACATCGAATGGATCAACGATGTGAGTGCCAGCTGGAATACAGCCACTTGTGCCATCTAGTGGGGGTTTGGGGTACTGCGAGGGTTTCTCTGCTGACTTTATCCAGTCCTGTATGGGTAGTAGTGTTACCAGTAGGACATGTGCATTGTTGTTGATAACCTGATTGTCTCCGCTGTTCCAGTGTTTCTCACATGTGACTGTTTATTTCAGAAAATCCTCAACAACTAAGATTCTTCGAGAGTCGTCCTCCAGCAGCGACCACCGCGCTCTGCGAGATCTTATCCGTTATCATCTTCGGTTTAATATCCCAAACAATGTAATAAGTTTGTAAAATAAT
Coding sequences within it:
- the LOC136571997 gene encoding chymotrypsin-C-like; translation: MMKLLVLALCLAYAYSCGVPAVQPILSRVVGGIDVRPHSWPWQISLQYQASSGAWGHTCGGTLIADNWVLTAAHCISSSRTYRVLVGKHNLREEEEGSAAISTEKIIVHEKWSSFFILNDIALIKLSEPATLGHNVQPACLPADGSLLSQDFPCYVTGWGRLYTNGPIAENLQQALLPVVDHATCTQRDWWGSQVKATMVCAGGDGVRSGCNGDSGGPLNCQVDGGPWEVHGIVSFGSGLSCNYEKKPTVFTRVSAYIEWINDKILNN